From one Pontibacillus sp. HMF3514 genomic stretch:
- a CDS encoding GNAT family N-acetyltransferase, translating to MEYTIREMENKDINEVQEVAKTSWNFTYEGLIPLDIQERFLNSAYNDEMMLKRLDVSSLYIAEKDGKIVGFANFSPVKEEGIVELGAIYLLPEYQGEGIGTALLQEGIKKLNGAKSVYISVEKENKIGTNFYRAKGFQVVSEFDDNLEGHITKMLRMALKI from the coding sequence ATGGAGTACACTATACGCGAAATGGAAAATAAAGATATAAATGAAGTTCAGGAAGTTGCTAAAACAAGTTGGAATTTCACATATGAGGGTTTAATTCCTCTTGATATCCAAGAACGTTTTTTAAACTCCGCTTATAATGATGAAATGATGTTAAAACGTTTAGATGTTTCTTCGTTGTATATTGCTGAAAAAGATGGAAAGATTGTTGGATTCGCTAATTTCTCTCCTGTAAAAGAAGAAGGAATAGTTGAATTAGGGGCTATTTACTTGCTTCCTGAATATCAAGGTGAAGGAATTGGGACTGCATTGCTTCAAGAAGGTATAAAGAAATTAAATGGAGCAAAGTCAGTCTATATTAGTGTAGAGAAAGAGAATAAGATAGGAACAAATTTTTACCGTGCAAAAGGATTCCAAGTGGTTTCAGAATTTGATGATAATCTTGAAGGGCATATAACTAAAATGTTAAGAATGGCATTAAAAATATAA
- a CDS encoding HIT family protein: protein MKLYSHKPEGYECPFCRIVSGIEKDNKGTKQRDIIYQNKYVTAFIASKWWPNNKGHVLVVPNEHFENIYELTAEMAAEIHRAAQMTAFAMKHTYGCDGVSTRQHNEPAGNQDVWHYHLHVYPRYENDNLYLTKGSYTEPDERPFYSEKLRLGIEELLANQE, encoded by the coding sequence ATGAAGCTATATTCTCATAAACCTGAAGGGTATGAGTGTCCATTTTGTCGTATTGTTTCAGGTATTGAAAAAGATAATAAAGGAACGAAGCAAAGAGACATCATTTATCAGAATAAATATGTAACTGCATTTATTGCTAGCAAATGGTGGCCAAACAACAAAGGGCATGTCCTTGTTGTTCCTAATGAACATTTCGAGAATATATATGAACTTACAGCAGAAATGGCTGCTGAGATTCATCGTGCTGCTCAAATGACAGCGTTTGCAATGAAACACACATATGGGTGTGATGGAGTTTCTACTCGACAACATAATGAGCCTGCTGGTAATCAAGACGTATGGCATTATCATCTTCACGTTTACCCGAGATATGAAAACGACAACCTCTATCTAACAAAAGGATCTTATACCGAACCAGATGAACGTCCTTTCTATTCAGAAAAGTTACGTTTGGGGATAGAAGAACTTTTAGCTAACCAGGAGTGA
- a CDS encoding IS110 family transposase, translated as MNPVVGLDVSKGESEVQAFLDKGKPYLRSFSIKHDLDGLRSLLEFLEDLKNKTGAQPSVVLEATGHYHAPVVQFLEEHQYLLIIVNPLISHRAKSSSLRKVKTDAIDAYRLCELYYKEDLEPYKKRGIQLLNLRNLTRQHENITGMYAQTKLQFQAVLDQVFPEYRGVFGDLYSVVSLRILQEYPASEDILTISDDALANRIKELCKSRSKRWAVEKSQKLKAAAARNPFQKTLYQSHLLSLSMYINMLIQYKEHLSELDAEIDTLAKEIEEYKIIQSIPGIGEKIAATIISEIGEIDRFNHPKKLVAFAGVDPEVFESGKFKASLVRITKRGSSRLRHALYMAVRSGIRDCRKQKTTDEIIPRNKKLRAFYDKKREEGKLYKVAVIACVNKLLHWIYAILKNRTTFQDIA; from the coding sequence ATGAATCCAGTTGTTGGTCTGGATGTTTCAAAAGGAGAAAGTGAAGTTCAGGCATTTCTAGATAAGGGAAAACCTTACCTTAGAAGCTTTAGTATCAAACATGACCTTGATGGGCTACGATCATTACTCGAGTTTCTGGAAGATTTAAAAAATAAAACAGGAGCACAACCTTCGGTTGTGTTGGAAGCAACTGGACATTACCATGCACCTGTGGTTCAGTTTCTAGAGGAACATCAGTATTTATTAATCATTGTCAATCCATTGATCTCACATAGAGCCAAAAGCTCTAGTTTACGAAAAGTAAAAACGGATGCCATTGATGCCTATCGTCTTTGTGAGCTTTACTATAAAGAAGATTTAGAGCCATATAAGAAACGAGGGATTCAACTTTTGAATCTTCGTAATCTTACAAGACAACATGAGAATATTACAGGAATGTACGCGCAAACCAAGCTACAATTTCAAGCAGTTCTTGATCAAGTATTCCCTGAATACAGAGGCGTTTTTGGGGACTTATACTCAGTTGTGTCTTTGCGTATTCTACAAGAGTATCCAGCATCAGAAGATATTTTAACAATTAGTGATGATGCGTTGGCGAATAGAATAAAAGAATTATGTAAAAGTCGTTCGAAAAGATGGGCGGTAGAAAAATCCCAAAAGCTAAAAGCAGCAGCTGCGAGAAATCCATTTCAAAAGACACTATATCAGAGTCATTTATTAAGTCTTAGTATGTATATAAATATGCTTATTCAATACAAAGAGCATCTATCAGAGTTGGACGCTGAGATAGATACTCTCGCTAAAGAAATTGAAGAATATAAGATTATCCAATCTATCCCTGGTATTGGAGAAAAGATCGCGGCAACGATCATTTCTGAAATTGGAGAGATAGATCGGTTTAATCACCCAAAAAAGCTTGTAGCATTCGCTGGAGTAGATCCAGAGGTTTTCGAGTCAGGGAAATTCAAGGCAAGTCTGGTTCGCATAACAAAACGTGGATCAAGTAGGTTGCGTCATGCCTTATATATGGCTGTTCGTTCTGGTATTCGTGATTGTCGCAAACAGAAAACCACGGATGAAATCATCCCTAGAAACAAAAAATTAAGAGCGTTTTACGATAAGAAGCGAGAAGAAGGCAAACTTTATAAAGTAGCCGTTATTGCTTGTGTAAATAAGCTCTTACATTGGATTTATGCCATATTAAAAAACAGAACCACTTTCCAAGATATAGCCTAA
- a CDS encoding OmpH family outer membrane protein, whose product MKGIFVFLCSSIFLVLVGCTEDSSEKVSNELENKTKEQQASLEEYQDDLQKAEEKNRQLANELDTLKNDNEIKNSELQFKSNKINSLQALLQQTYEVMGNEIGENKAFKILGLFKPESITEDSQVGAVTVQNIKMEKQNKEIRRYRIDFNGELELTGTVRLDEAHGGYVFTVNNKHFNQVPHTMYDITNGTISFKIKNEEAFIEALGEDLSIGEIKSIHAVFKNYNSVYIAESHSSDYATFVEMISD is encoded by the coding sequence ATGAAAGGAATTTTCGTATTTCTGTGTTCATCAATATTTTTAGTATTAGTAGGCTGTACTGAAGATTCTTCAGAAAAGGTATCAAATGAACTTGAGAACAAAACCAAAGAGCAACAAGCTTCACTAGAAGAGTATCAGGACGACTTACAAAAGGCAGAAGAAAAAAATCGTCAACTCGCAAATGAATTGGATACATTGAAAAATGACAATGAAATAAAAAATAGTGAGCTTCAATTCAAATCAAATAAGATTAACAGTCTTCAAGCACTCTTACAACAAACCTATGAGGTTATGGGGAATGAAATTGGTGAGAATAAAGCCTTTAAAATATTGGGTCTATTCAAACCAGAGAGTATAACGGAAGATTCTCAGGTTGGTGCTGTTACTGTGCAGAATATTAAAATGGAGAAACAGAATAAGGAAATTAGAAGATATCGAATTGATTTTAACGGGGAATTAGAATTAACTGGTACGGTGAGATTAGATGAAGCACATGGCGGATATGTATTCACAGTAAACAATAAGCATTTTAACCAAGTACCTCACACAATGTATGATATAACAAATGGAACAATATCCTTTAAAATTAAAAATGAAGAAGCATTTATAGAAGCTCTAGGAGAAGACTTATCAATTGGTGAGATCAAATCAATTCATGCTGTTTTTAAAAATTACAATTCAGTCTACATTGCAGAAAGTCACTCCTCTGATTATGCGACATTTGTTGAAATGATTTCTGATTAA
- the guaC gene encoding GMP reductase, which produces MDTVFDYEDIQLIPAKSTVNSRSECETSINFGGYNFKLPIVPANMQTVIDEKLAVYLAVNGYFYIMHRFQPEGRLNFVKYMKLKGLIASVSVGVKKEEYSFIKELAKENLTPEFITIDIAHGHSDTVIQMIKYIKEYLPRTFVIAGNVGSPEAVRELENAGADATKLGVGPGRACITKVKTGFGTGGWQLAALRWCSKVATKPIIADGGIRTHGDIAKSIRFGASMVMIGSLFAGHEESPGTSVENEGVLYKEYFGSASEFQKGERKNVEGKKLLIEHKGPIINTLNEMEQDLQSSISYAGGNKLDAIRHVDYVIVRNSIFNGDR; this is translated from the coding sequence ATGGATACTGTTTTTGATTATGAAGATATTCAATTAATACCAGCTAAGTCAACTGTTAATAGCCGTTCTGAATGTGAAACTTCCATAAACTTTGGTGGATATAATTTTAAATTGCCGATAGTCCCTGCAAATATGCAAACAGTCATAGATGAAAAATTAGCTGTTTATTTGGCTGTGAATGGTTATTTTTACATAATGCATCGTTTTCAACCTGAAGGTAGATTAAATTTCGTTAAATATATGAAATTGAAAGGGTTAATAGCTTCTGTAAGTGTTGGAGTCAAAAAAGAAGAATATTCTTTCATAAAAGAATTAGCTAAAGAGAATCTCACACCTGAATTTATTACAATAGATATTGCACATGGACATTCCGACACGGTAATTCAAATGATTAAATATATCAAAGAATACTTACCCAGAACCTTTGTTATTGCGGGAAATGTCGGTAGCCCTGAAGCAGTTCGTGAGTTAGAAAATGCAGGCGCTGATGCTACGAAACTTGGAGTTGGGCCTGGCCGAGCCTGTATTACGAAAGTGAAGACAGGATTTGGTACAGGGGGTTGGCAATTAGCAGCATTACGTTGGTGTTCCAAGGTAGCTACCAAACCAATCATTGCAGACGGCGGTATTCGGACTCATGGCGATATTGCAAAGTCAATTCGTTTCGGGGCTTCTATGGTAATGATCGGTTCATTATTTGCAGGTCACGAAGAATCACCAGGAACTTCTGTTGAGAATGAGGGAGTGCTTTACAAAGAATATTTCGGTTCTGCTTCTGAGTTTCAAAAGGGCGAACGAAAAAATGTAGAAGGTAAAAAACTTTTAATCGAACACAAAGGTCCCATTATTAATACTCTTAATGAAATGGAGCAAGACTTACAATCATCAATATCATACGCTGGTGGCAATAAATTAGACGCCATACGTCATGTAGATTATGTTATTGTGAGAAACTCTATTTTTAATGGGGACAGATAA
- a CDS encoding sigma-70 family RNA polymerase sigma factor — protein MEDDHTYQDILKDLMEKYGDMVLRVAFTYVKEEKLAEDLSQEIFIRCYKSLHNFDNRSSYKTWLYRITVNYCKDYVRSWAFRKLIPKSMTKVEYEHNMRSVATEVLEKEESEELFHKVLRLSVKLREVIILYYYEELTVDEISDVLDVNSNTVKSRLHRARRNLKEYMKGGMVLGE, from the coding sequence ATGGAAGATGATCATACTTATCAAGATATATTAAAAGACTTAATGGAAAAGTACGGCGATATGGTTCTCCGAGTTGCTTTTACTTACGTTAAAGAAGAGAAGCTAGCTGAGGATCTTTCACAAGAAATTTTTATACGTTGCTATAAATCCCTTCATAACTTTGATAATCGTTCCTCTTATAAAACCTGGTTATATAGGATTACTGTGAATTATTGCAAGGATTATGTAAGAAGTTGGGCTTTTCGGAAATTAATTCCCAAGTCAATGACGAAAGTAGAGTATGAACATAACATGCGATCTGTTGCTACTGAAGTTTTAGAAAAAGAAGAAAGCGAGGAGTTATTTCATAAGGTGTTAAGGCTTTCTGTAAAGTTAAGAGAAGTTATAATCCTCTATTATTATGAGGAGTTAACGGTAGATGAAATTTCTGATGTTCTAGATGTAAATTCTAATACTGTGAAAAGTAGACTTCATAGAGCAAGAAGAAACTTAAAGGAATACATGAAAGGAGGAATGGTCCTTGGAGAATAA
- a CDS encoding IS3 family transposase (programmed frameshift), whose product MGRRKRYTSEFKSKIVLEILKEEKSISEISSEHGIHVNQLRQWRKAALEQMPQIFETNNKKVDQMKEEYENQIENLYAEVGRLTTQLSWLKKKNLALKTRAERVSMIDWEGSDLSIKAQAELLSLNRTSLYYKPVEPSPEELMIKHKIDEIYTKYPFFGSRRIKEFLKNEKIFVNRKTVQGHMREMGIAGISPGPNLSKRNQQHRIYPYLLRGLAITHPNHVWGIDITYIRLEKNWMYLVAIIDWYSRYVISWELDQTLEMDFVLETVNRALSNHQPIILNSDQGSHFTSPQYTDLLKENDIKISMDGKGRALDNIITERLWRTVKYEEVYLKDYTSPREARNEINSFLHFYNQERPHQSLGYQPPATVFSQS is encoded by the exons ATGGGTAGAAGAAAAAGATATACATCAGAATTTAAATCCAAAATCGTGCTAGAAATCTTAAAAGAAGAGAAATCCATTTCCGAGATCTCTTCTGAACATGGAATTCATGTGAATCAACTACGCCAATGGCGGAAAGCAGCACTGGAACAAATGCCACAAATCTTTGAGACCAATAATAAGAAAGTGGATCAGATGAAAGAGGAGTATGAAAACCAAATTGAGAACCTATACGCCGAAGTAGGTCGTTTAACCACGCAGTTGTCGTGGCTTAA AAAAAAAAATCTGGCATTAAAGACTAGAGCTGAACGAGTCTCCATGATCGATTGGGAAGGCTCTGACCTCTCCATTAAAGCGCAAGCAGAATTACTCAGCTTAAATCGAACCAGTCTTTATTATAAGCCTGTGGAGCCTTCACCTGAGGAGTTGATGATTAAGCATAAGATTGATGAAATCTACACTAAATATCCGTTTTTTGGATCCAGGCGAATCAAGGAGTTTCTTAAAAACGAAAAGATTTTCGTTAATCGAAAAACTGTGCAAGGTCATATGCGAGAAATGGGTATCGCTGGTATTTCACCTGGTCCAAACCTCAGTAAAAGGAATCAGCAGCATCGCATTTATCCTTATTTACTCAGAGGTCTGGCCATCACGCACCCCAATCACGTTTGGGGGATTGATATTACCTATATTCGATTAGAGAAAAACTGGATGTATTTAGTCGCAATCATAGACTGGTATTCTCGGTATGTAATCAGTTGGGAACTGGATCAAACACTTGAAATGGACTTTGTATTAGAAACTGTTAATAGGGCGCTATCTAATCATCAACCGATTATTTTAAACAGCGATCAGGGAAGCCATTTTACGAGCCCGCAATATACAGATTTACTTAAGGAAAACGATATTAAAATCAGTATGGATGGGAAAGGGCGAGCCCTTGATAATATTATTACTGAGCGACTCTGGCGAACAGTCAAGTATGAAGAAGTCTATTTAAAAGATTATACGAGCCCGAGAGAAGCCCGCAATGAGATTAATAGTTTTTTACATTTTTACAACCAAGAACGCCCTCACCAATCTTTAGGCTATCAACCCCCTGCCACTGTTTTTAGCCAATCTTAG
- a CDS encoding histidine phosphatase family protein, with protein sequence MEILLIRHGESEADILNVHEGRADFSLTDLGRQQVSLMAKKVKLEFPPDFIWASTLQRASETGELLSETVNCPVEYEEQLMEFNNGVQAGLSFEEAKKYPKPQYLHERYREGESHIEFRMRIESIFSEIISVNNYNRIAIVAHGGVINCILRSFFGMGISKDYYFKLGDTSISFLELVERNKIVHFINNISHLDPLKQLR encoded by the coding sequence ATGGAAATATTATTGATTAGACATGGAGAATCTGAAGCTGATATTTTAAATGTTCATGAAGGTAGAGCTGATTTTTCCTTAACGGATTTAGGTAGACAACAAGTAAGTTTAATGGCTAAGAAAGTAAAATTAGAATTTCCACCAGATTTTATTTGGGCAAGTACGCTACAAAGAGCTAGTGAGACAGGAGAACTACTTTCAGAAACAGTTAATTGCCCAGTAGAGTATGAAGAACAATTAATGGAGTTTAATAATGGAGTCCAAGCAGGACTAAGCTTTGAAGAAGCAAAAAAATATCCCAAACCCCAATATTTGCATGAACGATATAGAGAGGGGGAATCACATATTGAATTTAGAATGAGGATAGAAAGTATATTTTCAGAAATAATTTCTGTTAATAATTACAACCGAATTGCAATAGTTGCTCATGGTGGTGTTATAAATTGCATACTCCGTTCATTTTTTGGAATGGGGATATCTAAAGATTACTATTTTAAATTAGGGGACACTAGTATTAGTTTTTTAGAATTAGTAGAGCGAAATAAAATTGTTCATTTTATAAACAATATTTCTCACTTAGATCCCTTAAAGCAACTAAGATAA
- a CDS encoding uridine kinase → MDKVIHDIANLLTNKEQKVIIGISGHGASGKTTFSNKLKKILGRNDVNYINTDPYIIGSHLRKYTTIDYEYKNEHHQYKMTACHPSAHNIKALERDINMMRDGLNFYTIGTDYMESTLISSQNKINIVEGMSVAFINPNLLDLKIFLYTGGDTELNRRGVRDVSERGTNINYLRQSHEERRIQYELFMHPYHQNFDVVLKNSNVNFLMEKGDYLINRF, encoded by the coding sequence ATGGACAAGGTAATACATGATATAGCCAATCTGTTAACCAATAAAGAACAAAAAGTAATCATTGGGATTTCGGGTCATGGTGCTTCAGGAAAGACAACTTTTTCAAATAAACTTAAAAAGATTTTGGGGCGAAATGATGTGAATTATATTAATACCGACCCGTATATTATCGGTTCTCACCTTAGAAAGTACACTACTATTGACTATGAATATAAAAATGAGCATCATCAATATAAAATGACGGCTTGTCATCCCTCAGCTCATAATATAAAAGCATTAGAAAGAGACATCAATATGATGAGAGATGGTTTAAATTTTTACACAATAGGAACTGATTATATGGAGAGCACTTTAATTTCTTCACAAAACAAAATAAATATTGTAGAAGGGATGAGCGTTGCATTTATTAATCCTAATTTATTAGATTTAAAAATTTTCTTATATACTGGTGGAGATACCGAGTTAAATAGAAGAGGTGTTAGAGATGTTTCGGAAAGAGGGACAAACATCAATTATTTAAGGCAATCTCATGAAGAGCGTAGAATTCAATATGAGTTATTTATGCACCCTTACCATCAAAATTTTGATGTTGTTTTAAAAAATTCCAACGTAAATTTTCTTATGGAAAAAGGTGATTATCTAATTAACCGGTTTTAA
- a CDS encoding NUDIX domain-containing protein, translating into MNIRNSAKGIIIKGNRVLLTKNKDKEGFFYLCPGGGQEHGETLHNALRRECIEEVGYDINVEELLHIREYIGKNHEYSTFDYDVHQVEYYFTCELRDNVNYKEPINPDKHQIGIEWVDVTELMQYRLYPKEIRTHIVKHFNKEKSPIYLGDVN; encoded by the coding sequence ATGAACATTAGAAATTCTGCAAAAGGCATTATAATAAAAGGAAATAGGGTGTTACTTACAAAAAACAAAGATAAAGAAGGGTTTTTTTATCTTTGTCCTGGTGGTGGTCAAGAACATGGTGAAACACTACATAATGCATTAAGAAGAGAATGTATTGAAGAAGTTGGATACGATATAAACGTAGAAGAACTCTTACACATACGAGAGTATATTGGAAAGAATCATGAATACTCGACATTTGATTATGATGTTCACCAAGTTGAATACTATTTCACTTGTGAATTGAGGGATAATGTAAATTACAAAGAACCTATCAACCCTGATAAACATCAAATAGGGATAGAATGGGTGGATGTCACCGAATTGATGCAATATAGGCTATATCCTAAAGAGATAAGAACACATATCGTTAAGCATTTTAATAAAGAAAAATCCCCCATTTATCTAGGAGATGTTAATTAA
- a CDS encoding DUF5694 domain-containing protein yields the protein MTDTKPSVLVFGTYHMGDRGNRDLYQLNSNNINSDKKQSEIREVIECIKAYKPTKIAVEFETVRADILEDQYQKYISKELEEDLETDEIHQFGFRIAEELGHKEIYPVDWNRPAGGVPMGFVYEFLKETNEDLYKELIEDGEENNKHQQELINTKSIREVLVAMNHPEKLKKQQETYLKLALASVNDYYLGIEWLANYWHRRNLIIFNNVKQLVNNSDERILVIYGVGHKYLLDHFFEGSGQFHVHSIHDYL from the coding sequence ATGACTGATACAAAACCTTCCGTCCTGGTTTTTGGGACATATCATATGGGTGATCGTGGAAACAGAGACCTTTATCAACTAAATTCAAATAATATAAATAGTGATAAGAAACAATCAGAGATTCGTGAAGTTATAGAATGTATTAAAGCATATAAACCTACAAAAATTGCCGTCGAATTTGAGACTGTAAGAGCAGATATTTTAGAAGATCAATATCAAAAATACATAAGCAAAGAACTAGAAGAAGATTTGGAAACAGATGAAATACATCAATTTGGGTTTCGAATTGCAGAAGAACTAGGTCATAAAGAAATTTATCCAGTAGATTGGAATCGTCCAGCCGGCGGTGTTCCTATGGGGTTTGTTTATGAATTTTTAAAAGAAACTAACGAAGATCTGTATAAGGAATTAATTGAAGATGGTGAAGAAAATAATAAACACCAACAAGAATTAATAAATACAAAGTCTATAAGGGAAGTATTGGTTGCGATGAACCACCCAGAAAAATTAAAAAAACAACAAGAGACATATTTGAAATTAGCTTTAGCTTCCGTAAATGATTATTATCTTGGAATTGAATGGCTTGCAAATTATTGGCATCGTAGGAATCTTATTATCTTTAATAATGTAAAACAACTCGTTAATAATTCTGATGAACGAATTCTTGTGATTTATGGTGTAGGCCATAAATATTTACTGGATCACTTCTTTGAAGGTAGTGGTCAATTTCATGTTCACTCAATTCATGACTATTTGTAA
- a CDS encoding IS110 family transposase, whose amino-acid sequence MIYLGIDIGKRHHEAGLINDKGDSIGKTIRFANSKKGSEKLLNFLNQHQVTPEDCACGMEATGHYWLSIFSFLHQLGFKVTAFNPMQSDALRNFYIRKTKTDIKDAYLIAQIIRIDSPEATPFIEEDLLQLRHLERLRYALVDQSSDVKRKIIALLDQVFPEYEQVFSDVFGLSSKEILLNYTLPEDLLEIETDKLADVLYRFSKGRYGITRARWKAEHLKESAQNSFGISIGTDAFKMQIHLLLEQISLFEKQLNQIEKELIELSKRQHHYLTTITGVSDVTAAVILGEIGSVERFEHPKQLVAFAGLDASVHQSGDFNSSNTKLSKRGSPYLRRAIWQAAFVASFHDHALSLYYQKLRDRGKAHGTAVGAVARKLTHIIFAILRDQKPYEPRPQVNDE is encoded by the coding sequence ATGATTTATCTTGGTATTGATATTGGAAAGCGTCATCATGAGGCCGGACTGATCAATGATAAAGGAGATTCAATCGGCAAAACAATACGCTTTGCCAACTCGAAAAAAGGCAGCGAGAAGCTTCTTAATTTCTTGAATCAACACCAGGTGACACCCGAAGATTGTGCTTGCGGTATGGAAGCTACAGGTCATTATTGGTTATCTATCTTTTCTTTCCTTCATCAGCTAGGATTCAAAGTGACAGCTTTTAATCCTATGCAATCAGATGCCTTACGTAATTTTTATATTCGCAAGACCAAAACAGATATAAAAGATGCCTACTTAATTGCACAAATTATTCGAATCGACTCTCCAGAAGCGACTCCTTTTATTGAAGAAGACCTACTTCAACTCAGACACCTAGAGAGGCTACGTTATGCTTTGGTAGATCAAAGTTCAGATGTTAAGCGTAAAATCATCGCATTACTAGATCAGGTATTTCCTGAATATGAACAAGTATTTTCTGATGTTTTCGGGCTATCCTCCAAAGAAATTCTCTTAAACTACACCTTACCTGAAGATCTTTTAGAGATTGAAACAGACAAACTAGCAGATGTGCTTTACCGGTTCAGTAAAGGACGTTACGGGATTACAAGAGCTCGATGGAAAGCTGAACACTTAAAAGAAAGTGCCCAAAATTCCTTTGGAATTTCAATAGGTACAGATGCATTTAAAATGCAAATCCATCTTCTACTTGAACAGATATCTCTATTTGAAAAGCAGTTAAATCAAATCGAAAAAGAGTTGATTGAGCTCTCGAAACGTCAACATCATTATTTGACCACCATAACAGGTGTAAGTGATGTCACAGCGGCAGTCATTTTAGGTGAAATTGGTTCTGTTGAGCGCTTTGAACATCCAAAACAATTAGTTGCTTTCGCCGGCCTGGATGCTTCTGTACATCAATCTGGTGACTTTAATAGCTCGAATACGAAACTTTCCAAAAGAGGCTCTCCTTATCTAAGACGAGCCATTTGGCAAGCTGCATTTGTAGCTAGCTTTCATGATCATGCATTATCTCTTTATTATCAAAAGTTACGTGATCGTGGAAAAGCTCACGGCACTGCGGTTGGCGCTGTTGCTCGTAAACTAACACACATCATCTTTGCGATTCTAAGAGATCAAAAGCCTTATGAACCACGCCCTCAAGTAAACGATGAGTGA
- a CDS encoding DUF4030 domain-containing protein, with the protein MENNWKYPKQVKKMKFTEEHQDKVFYGLNNLNKRKNKSRKLLYSSVAAIFIILFSFELFVPYMSNVFANIPLISHFIKEEEQNREEMEKILELVVPIVERNGTDLKDLNIMTETKEVSVKLKGYSGDYEDIAQNIEEHLGNNGFQEYTVKAIRYEKEESQSKISPEESKEWKQNMEDAKKLKNTLKKRLKEKRYELLFPVSVRINDTEGVFVNVTVPESETRIKQLKDILKKEAKSYEDKVKLDVRQVQKIAREQEKRWEKTNAISHIGRALMEAEHLPVIGFAYSFHPYPLQIKIKTSLDANDSDASEIADEIRSEINVFIQSNEKNKSIREDKYRIIVLSKDKNEID; encoded by the coding sequence TTGGAGAATAATTGGAAGTACCCTAAGCAAGTGAAAAAAATGAAGTTCACTGAAGAACATCAAGATAAGGTATTCTATGGCCTTAATAATCTTAATAAAAGAAAGAATAAATCTCGTAAATTACTGTATAGTTCAGTTGCTGCTATTTTCATCATACTATTTTCATTTGAGCTTTTTGTACCATACATGAGTAATGTCTTTGCCAATATTCCTCTCATTAGTCATTTTATTAAGGAAGAAGAGCAAAACAGAGAGGAAATGGAAAAAATCTTGGAGCTTGTGGTCCCTATCGTTGAAAGGAACGGCACAGACCTTAAGGATTTAAATATAATGACTGAAACAAAGGAAGTGAGTGTGAAACTAAAAGGATATTCTGGAGACTATGAAGATATAGCACAAAATATCGAGGAACATCTAGGAAATAATGGTTTTCAGGAGTACACTGTCAAAGCAATACGTTATGAAAAGGAAGAAAGTCAATCCAAGATAAGCCCCGAAGAATCAAAAGAATGGAAACAAAATATGGAGGATGCTAAAAAACTTAAAAACACTTTGAAGAAACGCTTGAAGGAAAAACGATATGAATTATTGTTCCCCGTATCAGTTAGAATAAATGATACGGAAGGTGTGTTTGTAAACGTAACAGTGCCAGAATCAGAAACTAGAATCAAACAGTTAAAAGATATTCTTAAAAAAGAAGCAAAATCATATGAGGATAAAGTTAAGTTAGATGTTAGACAGGTACAAAAGATTGCTAGAGAACAGGAGAAACGATGGGAAAAAACAAATGCAATTAGCCACATTGGGCGTGCTTTGATGGAAGCAGAACACTTACCTGTAATTGGTTTTGCTTATTCTTTCCATCCCTACCCACTACAAATCAAGATCAAAACATCATTGGATGCAAATGATTCTGATGCTTCAGAAATAGCTGATGAAATTCGCTCAGAAATCAATGTATTTATCCAAAGTAATGAAAAAAATAAATCTATACGTGAGGACAAATACAGGATTATTGTTTTAAGTAAGGATAAAAATGAAATAGATTAA